CTGTTCCTTGATATTCATTACGGTTATGCAATCGTTTAAAGATAACAAAAACTTTTTCGATATCTTCTTTTTTGATTCCGATTCCATTATCAGCTACTGAAAATATCCATTTTTTTTCTTCCATTACAGCGGTTATTTTTACTTTAGGATTTTTTCCTTTTTTTCTGAATTTAATGGCATTACTAATTAAATTTTGAAATAACTGTCTCATTTCGGTAGCATTGGCTTCAATTATTGGCAGATCTTCATATTCTATTACTGCATTAGATTCATCGATGCTGCTTTTCATGTCTAATATTACATCTGATACGATGCTATTGCAGTCTATAGTATTCTTTATTAACTCTTTACCAATTCTAGAATAATCCAAAAGACCTTTAATTAGCAATTGCATACGTGAAGTAGAACTACGAATAAAGGTTAAATAATGTTGCTGATCTTCATCCAGTTTTCCCGCTAATTCTTGTTCCAGTAATTCAGAACAATGACTCACTGTAATTAATGGTTCTTGTAAATCATGTGATGCAATGTAGGCAAACTGTTCTAATTCTGTGTTTTGAAACTCGAGTTTTCTGTTTTTAGTTATCATTTCATCCTGCATTTGTCTTCGTTCATTAATATTTCTCAATGTTCCTTCAATGTTTATTGGTATTCCTTCTTTATCATATAACAGATGCGCATTTATCGAAAAGTATAAAGCATTCCCTAATGCATCATAAAGTTGAACATCAAAATCCGAAATATGGCCTTCCGTATGTAACTTGTTTAATAGTAATTCTTTATTTTTTTTGTTATAATAATAATCAAAAACGTGAGTACCCATAATTTCAGAACGAGGAATCTGGAAAATCTTTTCAAATGAAGGGCTTACATCCAAAAGAATACCTTCTATAGTTGTTTTCATGTAAACATCCTGGATATTTTCGTAGATTGAACGAAATCTTTCCTCACTGATTTTTAGACTTTCTTTTGCTTTAATCCTGTCTGATATATCGCGAATAGAACCTACAATATATTCAGGTTCATTAATACTTTCATCATAAATAATTCTTGCATTGACTGAAACAGTATATAATTTAGAATTAACTATTATTTGTAAGTGATGATTATTTATTTCTCCAACGCTTTTCAATTTTTCCAGAATGTGTTGCCTGTCTTCAGGATTATAATAAAAGTCAGCAAAGTCATTTCCTATAACTTCGTCCTGTTTAATATCAAAATAGGAGCATGATGGGCTAATATCAATTATTTTTTGATCTTTTAAAGATGCTTTAAAGAATACATCCCGTACACTTTCAAAAATAGTCCTGTATTTTTTTTCACTTTCTTTGATTTTTTCATTTGCTAGTGCTATTTCCAGTTCGGTTTTTTTTCTCTCATTAATATTGCGCATAGTCCCTTCAATATAAAAGGTTTTCTGCTTATCATTATAACGTAACTTTGCATTAACGGAAAAAAATAAAATTTCTCCCTTAGCATTTACAAATCTTTCTTCAAAATCACTTACTTTTTTTTCCTGAATAAGAGTTTGATTAAATTTTTCTATATCATTTACATCATAATAGAATACATTGAAGCTTTTTCCTATTAGTGATTCACGGCTCAGATCAAAATATTTTTTTACTGAAGGGCTAACTTCTGTAATAATGCCATCTAGATGCCTTTTGAAATAAATATCTTCAAAACTTTCATAAATAGATCGGAATTTTTCTTCACTTAGCTTGAGGTTTTCTTCAGCGAGTCTTCGCTCAGTAATGTCTCTTATGGCACCTACTGCAAATTTTGGTTCACCATTCTCATCGGATATGATGGTTGCATTGATTGAAACATAAAATATCTTGTCTTTTATTATTATTTCATTGTTAAAGTCAATAATTTTTTTCTGTTTTGCCACTTCATTAAACATCAATAACATTTGCGTCTTGTTATTGTATATGCTTGACATTCTCTGGCCAATCAATTCTTCTCTGGTTATTCCATTGAAATATCTGCATGACGGGCTTACATCCAATATGGTTTTTGTTCTCAAATCTGTTTTGAAAAATACATCATGAATACTGTCAAAAATTAAACGATAGTTTTCTTCGCTGATTTTTAAATTTTCTTCAGCAACCCTTCGCTCTGTAATATTTCTTAAAGCGCCTACTAAGTATTGAGGCTTACCTTCGCTATCCCAAAGTAGTTTAGCATTTATGGATACATAATAATGCTGGTCTTTTATAATTATTTCATTGTTGTAATCGCTAATCTCGTGCTTTACGGCTATTATCTCTGACATTTGTTTTAGTTGCTCTATATCAGGATAAATATTGTAGATTGACTGGCCAATAAGTTCTTCTCTGGTGATACCGTTGAAATAGCTGCATGAAGGACTTACATCTAAAATTGTATCTGTTTTTAAATCCGTTTTAAAAAAAACATCCTGAACGTTTTCAAATAAGATGCGAAAATCCTGTTCGCTTTTTGTGATTTTCTGATGTTGTTCCCTGATCAATAACTGGTTTTCTTTCCACTCATCCAGACATCGTACGGAACCTTCAAAATGGGACATATTTTCTTTTTCGTTCGAAATTAATTTTGCAGTCATGGCAAAAGAACTAACCTTGCCATTTTTCTTAATCAGGTCTATTTCATAATCTTTTACTTCTCCATTTGAAATTAATTCCTGCATGAGCTTTTTTCGGTCATTTTGGTTCACGTATAAATTGCCCATATTTATAGAAAGCATTTCCTGTCTTGTATAACCTAAATAGTTAAAGATTGACGGACTCACTTCATAAAGTTCACCATCCATATTAGACATAAAATATACATCCATTATATTCTCAAAAAATGATCGGAATTTTTCTTCACTTATTTTGAGATTTTCTTCTGCAACATGATTTTCAAATGATTTGGACAGAATATTGACAATAGATCCCAGTAAATGATTTTCTTCAGGTAAATAGTTGTTTGGATATTCTTTTTCTCCAATGTTGCCAATTTCTAATATGCCGTAATCTTCTTTATTCAATTTTATTTTTTTACTTACATGCCAGTTTGTTTTTCGGTTTTGCGCAGTATATTCCTCACCTTTTACAATTATTCTGCAATTTGTGGTTTCCGGAAATTGAAATGCTTCAGGAATTATTTTTACACAAGCGTCAATCATATCTGACATCGAAAGTGTATTGTTGCTGGTAATCTCAAAAATATTCTGTAAACATGTTATTTCTTTTATACGCTCACTTAATTTAGCAGTTTTATTGCGTTTTTCTTCCAAAACCCCATGTACAAATATTATGGAAACCAAATTTACAAAAAGGAAGAGCTGTAACATAGGATAACTATAATTCCATTGATTGAAAGGCGCCTGTAAATAAAGAGAAGTGTGGTATAATGAAATTACGGTAACTAATAAAGCAATAAATGTTATGGTCTTTAAGTTAAATCGGTATGCTGCCCATATAAGGAAAAAAAAGATAATAGCCTCGTTGTTTGCATTATTAGCAAAAATAAATACCGAAGCAGTTACAGTAAGTAAGGTCAGAACTATGGCTTCAATTATTTTGCTTACTGTCCAGTCGAAAAACTTGTTGTTTTTGTACAGCCAGGAGAGTACAAATGGAGTAAAAATAATTGCTCCCAAAACGTTTGATGTAACCAGATTACTCCAAATTATTATCAAATGGTTCATACTGATATAAGGACTTGCTATGAGCAAAACAACGCCAAAAGAAGTACTCAGGACGCTTCCGATGAGACAGGAAAGAGAAAAATATATAACATTTTTTCCTTTGTCAAATGGATACTTACTTTTGCACCATAATTGTGTTAAATAAGAAGCTATAACAGCGTTTAGACCCATTACAATCGGTCTGAAAAAACAAAAAGAAAGTGGCTTTATTAAATCCGGAAAATTTGCAGCGTTTCGTATATAAGGTTCATATAGCCATAATGACGAAATGAAACTTCCTAATAATACTCCAAATATTGCTTTTCTTCCTAAAATTATGACTGCCGCTATACTAAAACCAACTGCAGGAAAAAATGGAACTATGTTGGTGTCAGGAATATAGGCAAATCCAGATGTCTTGGCAATAATTACATATAAAACTGCCGTTACAATCGTGATTTTTATTTTCGAATTTGAAAAAGGTATGTTGTAATAGCCTCTTTCATTTACTGGTAAATTCATCTTTTTGCTTTTTTGGAAATCCGATTATTTAACGTTTAAAATACTAAAAGATATGTTTAGTTGTTTCAAATTAAGTGAATTTATCACCTAAGTAAGTTTTAGTATTATAGTGCACTTAATTAGTAGGTAATAGAGAACCCTTAATTTTTTTATTTTTATTCCAGTTAAGTCTTTAGAGATGATTTTTAATAATTTTCGATGTAATTACGTTAAATACAATTATTTTATTTTAAAAATTCTTTATTTATCATTAGAATTTACTTTATACTATTTATGTTGATTGTTTATTAATTCCATTGATATTAAATTTGTCTAGTACAATCGTTAAAAAATAAAGAAGAAAATAACAGATAAGAATATATGGAGTAAAATTATAATCTTACTGAATTAATCCGATACTCAAACTTAGCAAACTAAACTTAGTTATCTTAAAGATTGTTATTTTTGAATTATAAAGCTTTATATTTTTCTCATAAAAAGTTATATAATTAACATTAGAGAGCATTGTTTATACGTCAATATTTTTGGATCTGACTAAAAATACGAATCGTTTTGATTAGATTAATGCTTATCAATATTAAAAATTTTAGAAACTAAGTAGGGGATCTATATGTTTTAAAAGTGAGTTAATTATTTGGGTTAATAATGTTATTTCACCACAAATGCTGTAAACTTGGAAATGCAGTTATAAGAAAATAGTTGAGGCGTAAAGTAGTTCGGTAGGAGGAAAGAATGAATTAATGTAAAAAGAGGGAAAAGTAATCAAGTAATGATCATCAATTTGGTGAAATACTCCTTTATTTGATTTTAATACTTCAACACTAAAACAGGAATTTTATTGTTGTAATTTTACAGTGAATTACGCTCGATATACAAAAACGGATTTTTAAAGTTGTCTTTTCTTTTGTTAAGTATGGCTTCTGCAGCTTTTTGTCCCATTGTTATAAAATCACTGCTTAATACTGTAATATCCAATAAAACTTTTAGAGGAGTATCATTGTAGGAGATAATTCCAATATCATCACCTATTTTAAGTTTTTTTACCTTGGTTTGCTGTACCAGATTTACCAGGTCGTTGTCTTCAATAATAATATAAGCATCTTTTGATGTAAATTCAAGCCCAGCATGTATTTCTTCCATAATTCGAAATTGAAATTTATGTTCAGAACAGAACTCTAAAAATCCATCTAAGAGTCCAACTGGATAAGGAAATACAGCTTTGGTAGGATACACTAAAATTATTTTTTCATAATTTTTTAATTTTCCAACCGCTTCATTAAGAGCATTAATGACATCTAATTTGAAGTCCTGATAAATCACAGGAAAAGTCCCCGAAATTTCAGAATGTGAATTGTCTAATATAACCAATTTATCTTTAGGGATAGAATTAATAGCCTTAATTGTTATTGGTGTATAATTGATGTGGCTTTGTTTCTTGTCCCTGAAGTGGGGCATAATAACAAAATAATTATAATTATTTATGTTTTTCTTTATGGCATTAATGAATAGCTGTTCATCACAGTAATAAAGATACATATCAACCTGACCATTTTTACCCAACGCACTGACAAATGAATTGTAAATTTCCATTTTGTAGGTGCATGGTTTATTTATAAGAAAAAAAACATTTATACTATAATCACGATCTTTTGATTCTACAAAATTACCAAGTCCTGTAACCGAATAAATTAAATTACGATCTTGCAGTTCTTTATATGCTTTTTCAGCAGTATCACGAGATACGGCATTTTTATTACTTATAGTTCTTATTGAAGGGAGTCGTTGACCAATTGCAAACTTTCCTTCCTGAATATCATCCGCAATGCTGTTTGCAATCTGGATATATTTAGGAATACTTGAATTTATTTGCAAATCTATTGCGGCATTCTCCGTTTCTACTTTCATTTAGTATTAATCTATTCGCCGAATATAATCATTTTTTAAATATTAGTGTAAAAAACACAATTATAAATTTATGTATTATTTGGAGACATAAAAAAATATTCACACAACTTTTACTTGTATCAAAAAACCAAATGAAGTTTTTGTTAGTACTGGATTTATAGTATGTGGAATAGAAAATAACATTTATATCTGAAACATTAATTATGTTTTAGCAGTATTCTAATTTGTTGTATTTGTTATATTTCTAAAAACTAAAATGCTTGTTTATACTTGTTTTATTTTATAAAACGGCGTTTTTGATTAATATAACGCTCATATTTAACTATAAATAAAATGTATTTTTTTCTGTTTTTTATTTCAGACTAATCAAAATAAAAAATTACTCTGTTGCCACCTTTTTTATAACTGAATTTCAGTTTGTAAAGGAGCAAAAGAGTAATTTATTTCACCAGGATTTAAGGAGGATAAAAATGCTCACTTAATTTAAAAGTACTGAATTTTGTTTTTCCAATGAGCTATAAATATCTTTTACATCTTGTGATTTCTCTTTTTGTAAAATCAAATTAGCTGTATCAGTATAAACAAAAATTGTGTTCTTTAGACCAAGAAAAGTAGTATGTTTTTCGCAACCTATTACCATATTACCGTATTCGTCGATAGGATGGTCACTTGACAACAAATACTCATAAACAGCTTCAAAAGATCCTAAATCTGACCATGAGAAAGAGGCTGGAACGACTTTTATTTTTTTACTGTGCTCCATAACGGCATAATCAATACTGATTGATGGAATTTCCATTGATAACTCAAAATCAAGAAAGCCCTTTTTATTTGATTCCCATGTTTTTTTTGATTTTTCGTAAACCTCTGGCTGAAATTTTTTAAGTTCATCTAAAAGTACAACTGCTTTAAAACAAAACATTCCGCTGTTCCATAAAAAATTTCCTCTCGCCATAAATTCTTTCGCAGTAGTTTCATTAGGCTTTTCTCTAAAAGAAATTACATTATCGCCTTTAGCTTCAATATATCCGTAACCTGTTTCGGGTTTGGTTGGTATAACTCCAAAAGTTACAATAAAGCCATCTCTTGCTTTTGATACAGCATTTTCGATTGCAATATTATAATCAATCATTCCATCTATAATATGATCTGAAGGTGTAATGATTAAAATGTCATCTGGATTTGATGCAAATGCTGCAAAAGCAATTGCTGCTGCTGTGTTTCTGGGTGTGGCTTCTACAACGTTAGTATATTGTGTATTGGTCTTGTTCATCACCTTTTCGCTTAAATGGTGATTGTCTACATTTCCTACAACCATTACTTTATCTGCTAGGTGACTATTTCGTTCTACAGTCATCTCAAAAAGTGATTTTCCATCAAAAATCTCTAAATATTGTTTTGGACGGCTTTTACGTGATAAAGGCCATAGTCGGCTACCTACGCCACCGGTTAAAATTACATGTGTTATTGCATTTTGTTTTTCCATGTTTTATAATAAGTCTAAAAACTATATACTGTTAAGTGATTATATAAGTTAATTGTATTGGTAGTATTAATTTGTACAAGAAGGATATTTAAGAAATATCTAAATGAATATTCCAAATAATATAGCCAAATTAAATATTGTCATCTTTTTTGTGTTTACATAATTAGTATAAATTCTTATATAATTAGTTTACGAGATTTCTCAATTCCAAATGACAAGTGTTTTTTAATACTGGGAATTGTGTAAGTTCTTAAAGAAATTAAATATTTCCTAAGTTGCTCATCATTTGTACTTTAGTGTTAAAATAAATATTTTAAAAGTTC
The Flavobacterium flavigenum genome window above contains:
- a CDS encoding PAS domain S-box protein yields the protein MNLPVNERGYYNIPFSNSKIKITIVTAVLYVIIAKTSGFAYIPDTNIVPFFPAVGFSIAAVIILGRKAIFGVLLGSFISSLWLYEPYIRNAANFPDLIKPLSFCFFRPIVMGLNAVIASYLTQLWCKSKYPFDKGKNVIYFSLSCLIGSVLSTSFGVVLLIASPYISMNHLIIIWSNLVTSNVLGAIIFTPFVLSWLYKNNKFFDWTVSKIIEAIVLTLLTVTASVFIFANNANNEAIIFFFLIWAAYRFNLKTITFIALLVTVISLYHTSLYLQAPFNQWNYSYPMLQLFLFVNLVSIIFVHGVLEEKRNKTAKLSERIKEITCLQNIFEITSNNTLSMSDMIDACVKIIPEAFQFPETTNCRIIVKGEEYTAQNRKTNWHVSKKIKLNKEDYGILEIGNIGEKEYPNNYLPEENHLLGSIVNILSKSFENHVAEENLKISEEKFRSFFENIMDVYFMSNMDGELYEVSPSIFNYLGYTRQEMLSINMGNLYVNQNDRKKLMQELISNGEVKDYEIDLIKKNGKVSSFAMTAKLISNEKENMSHFEGSVRCLDEWKENQLLIREQHQKITKSEQDFRILFENVQDVFFKTDLKTDTILDVSPSCSYFNGITREELIGQSIYNIYPDIEQLKQMSEIIAVKHEISDYNNEIIIKDQHYYVSINAKLLWDSEGKPQYLVGALRNITERRVAEENLKISEENYRLIFDSIHDVFFKTDLRTKTILDVSPSCRYFNGITREELIGQRMSSIYNNKTQMLLMFNEVAKQKKIIDFNNEIIIKDKIFYVSINATIISDENGEPKFAVGAIRDITERRLAEENLKLSEEKFRSIYESFEDIYFKRHLDGIITEVSPSVKKYFDLSRESLIGKSFNVFYYDVNDIEKFNQTLIQEKKVSDFEERFVNAKGEILFFSVNAKLRYNDKQKTFYIEGTMRNINERKKTELEIALANEKIKESEKKYRTIFESVRDVFFKASLKDQKIIDISPSCSYFDIKQDEVIGNDFADFYYNPEDRQHILEKLKSVGEINNHHLQIIVNSKLYTVSVNARIIYDESINEPEYIVGSIRDISDRIKAKESLKISEERFRSIYENIQDVYMKTTIEGILLDVSPSFEKIFQIPRSEIMGTHVFDYYYNKKNKELLLNKLHTEGHISDFDVQLYDALGNALYFSINAHLLYDKEGIPINIEGTLRNINERRQMQDEMITKNRKLEFQNTELEQFAYIASHDLQEPLITVSHCSELLEQELAGKLDEDQQHYLTFIRSSTSRMQLLIKGLLDYSRIGKELIKNTIDCNSIVSDVILDMKSSIDESNAVIEYEDLPIIEANATEMRQLFQNLISNAIKFRKKGKNPKVKITAVMEEKKWIFSVADNGIGIKKEDIEKVFVIFKRLHNRNEYQGTGIGLSHCKKIIEHHNGRIWVESKYNEGSVFKWTLPFN
- a CDS encoding mannose-1-phosphate guanylyltransferase; amino-acid sequence: MEKQNAITHVILTGGVGSRLWPLSRKSRPKQYLEIFDGKSLFEMTVERNSHLADKVMVVGNVDNHHLSEKVMNKTNTQYTNVVEATPRNTAAAIAFAAFASNPDDILIITPSDHIIDGMIDYNIAIENAVSKARDGFIVTFGVIPTKPETGYGYIEAKGDNVISFREKPNETTAKEFMARGNFLWNSGMFCFKAVVLLDELKKFQPEVYEKSKKTWESNKKGFLDFELSMEIPSISIDYAVMEHSKKIKVVPASFSWSDLGSFEAVYEYLLSSDHPIDEYGNMVIGCEKHTTFLGLKNTIFVYTDTANLILQKEKSQDVKDIYSSLEKQNSVLLN
- a CDS encoding GntR family transcriptional regulator, with the protein product MKVETENAAIDLQINSSIPKYIQIANSIADDIQEGKFAIGQRLPSIRTISNKNAVSRDTAEKAYKELQDRNLIYSVTGLGNFVESKDRDYSINVFFLINKPCTYKMEIYNSFVSALGKNGQVDMYLYYCDEQLFINAIKKNINNYNYFVIMPHFRDKKQSHINYTPITIKAINSIPKDKLVILDNSHSEISGTFPVIYQDFKLDVINALNEAVGKLKNYEKIILVYPTKAVFPYPVGLLDGFLEFCSEHKFQFRIMEEIHAGLEFTSKDAYIIIEDNDLVNLVQQTKVKKLKIGDDIGIISYNDTPLKVLLDITVLSSDFITMGQKAAEAILNKRKDNFKNPFLYIERNSL